One genomic window of Solanum dulcamara chromosome 12, daSolDulc1.2, whole genome shotgun sequence includes the following:
- the LOC129877117 gene encoding uncharacterized protein LOC129877117, protein MGDSSSQYIHLVHHLIEECLLFNMSREECMEALSKHANIQPVITSTVWKELEKENKEFFEAYNKKDKEEGSMRTNNNNRESGAEITRQRIHKLLLDSSFSKDKP, encoded by the exons ATGGGTGATTCTTCATCTCAATACATCCACTTG GTGCATCACTTGATTGAAGAGTGTTTATTGTTCAACATGAGCAGAGAGGAATGCATGGAAGCACTTTCCAAACATGCAAATATCCAGCCAGTTATCACCTCCACAG TATGGAAGGAGTTGGagaaggagaataaggagtttTTCGAAGCGTACAATAAAAAAGACAAGGAAGAAGGATCAATGAGgactaacaataataatagagaATCCGGAGCGGAGATAACAAGACAAAGAATCCACAAGTTGCTTTTGGATTCATCCTTCTCTAAAGACAAACCATAG
- the LOC129876249 gene encoding protein SLOW GREEN 1, chloroplastic-like, producing MNTINPFSAKAIQIDKKINHSLHHHRPVLSKPFSSLCFRTPLFHSFLPIKATSSFPFQNPETPKSTNPQNLNDQSITPFSFSVLFSFLKPSIIATITATSIFLTRFYFNPKPTFAVSLSPAHTTESNVKNSASDEENEKALEDFSLSNPNDVDALRNLMEIQIKNRKLVDAIGTIDKLIEIEPNETEWPLLKSHLYVYNDELELAKIGFSEILKKDPFLVEAYHGLVMVASQEDSVEELKQIKKKVEEGIKMCKKECKKSELRDFMLLLAQIWVIESKYEDALKVYQELVKEEPKDFRPYLCQGIIHTLLRKKDEAEKSFEEYRRLVPQGHPYARYFDDNLIATKLFSQKVESERYGSKN from the coding sequence ATGAATACCATTAACCCCTTTTCTGCAAAAGCAATCCAAATTGACAAGAAAATCAACCATTCACTTCATCACCATCGTCCAGTTTTGTCTAAACCCTTTTCTTCTCTCTGTTTTAGAACCCCATTGTTCCACTCTTTCTTACCCATTAAAGCCACTTCTTCATTTCCCTTTCAAAACCCAGAAACCCCTAAATCCACTAACCCTCAAAACCTTAACGACCAATCTATAACACCATTTTCGTTTTCAGTTCTGTTCTCATTTCTCAAGCCCTCAATTATTGCCACAATTACAGCTACTTCCATTTTCTTAACGCGATTCTATTTTAACCCGAAGCCCACCTTTGCTGTGTCGCTTTCTCCCGCGCACACTACAGAGTCAAACGTAAAGAATTCAGCTTCTGACGAGGAAAACGAAAAGGCCCTCGAAGATTTCTCGCTGTCGAACCCGAATGATGTTGATGCTCTGAGGAATTTGATGGAAATTCAGATAAAGAATCGAAAATTAGTCGATGCTATTGGCACTATTGACAAGTTGATTGAGATAGAGCCAAATGAGACTGAATGGCCTTTACTGAAATCCCATTTATATGTTTACAATGACGAGCTTGaattggccaaaattgggtTCAGTGAGATCTTAAAAAAGGACCCTTTTCTCGTAGAGGCTTATCATGGGCTGGTGATGGTGGCATCACAAGAAGATtcagttgaggagttgaaacaaataaagaaaaaagttgAGGAGGGGATCAAGATGTGTAAAAAGGAGTGTAAAAAGAGTGAATTGAGGGATTTTATGCTGTTGCTTGCACAAATTTGGGTAATTGAAAGTAAATACGAGGATGCGTTGAAGGTTTATCAGGAGTTAGTGAAGGAGGAGCCAAAGGATTTCAGGCCTTATTTGTGTCAAGGGATAATACATACTTtgttgagaaagaaagatgaggCGGAGAAGAGTTTTGAGGAATATCGAAGATTAGTACCACAAGGGCATCCTTATGCTAGGTACTTTGATGATAATTTGATTGCAACAAAGCTTTTCTCACAGAAAGTGGAGAGTGAAAGATATGGATCAAAGAATTAG